A genomic window from Desulfovibrio gilichinskyi includes:
- the nhaB gene encoding sodium/proton antiporter NhaB gives MPKTISQALQKNFLGNSPDWYKLTIIGFLVLNPILLAVSGPFITGWVLIAEFIFTLAMALKCYPLPASGLLAIEAIILGMASPKSVYNETLHNFPVILLLMFMVAGIYFMKDMLQYAFTKILLRIKSKIVISLLFCFSGAFLSAFLDALTVTAVLIAVAYGFYAIYHRFASSGQCSLTDDTSLTEECANHLGEFRGFLRNLLMHGAVGTALGGVCTIVGEPQNLLIGHVMNWEFMEFFYRTAPVSMPVLAMGLLTCVALEVTGFFGYGFKLPDSVRQILEEEDIKKDEQMSFTQKAALLIQACAAVFLIFALAFHLAEVGLIGLTIIVTLTALNGVTEEHRIGHAFEEALPFTALLVVFFSIVAVIHEQHLFAPVIHLVLGLEGKVQLAAYYLANGILSMISDNVFVATVYISETKAAFLSGAITKEQFDLLAVAINTGTNIPSVATPNGQAAFLFLLTSAIAPLIRLSYGEMVKLAFPYTIVMTFTGLGAVWWLL, from the coding sequence GTGCCCAAAACAATTTCACAAGCCCTTCAGAAAAACTTTCTCGGTAACTCACCGGATTGGTACAAACTGACCATAATCGGATTTCTAGTTCTCAACCCGATACTTCTGGCTGTTTCAGGCCCGTTTATTACCGGATGGGTTTTGATTGCAGAATTCATTTTTACACTTGCAATGGCCTTAAAATGCTATCCACTGCCGGCGAGTGGGCTTCTCGCAATTGAAGCCATTATCTTAGGCATGGCTTCCCCGAAGTCGGTCTATAACGAAACATTGCACAACTTCCCGGTTATTCTTCTTTTAATGTTCATGGTTGCCGGTATCTACTTTATGAAGGACATGCTCCAGTATGCCTTTACAAAGATACTTCTTCGCATCAAATCAAAAATCGTTATTTCGCTGCTGTTCTGTTTTTCAGGTGCATTTCTGTCTGCCTTCCTTGATGCTCTTACTGTTACAGCAGTTCTTATTGCCGTTGCATACGGATTTTATGCAATATACCATAGATTTGCATCTTCAGGTCAATGCTCACTGACAGATGACACCTCTCTGACGGAAGAGTGTGCCAACCATCTTGGAGAATTCAGAGGTTTCTTAAGGAACCTTCTTATGCACGGAGCCGTCGGTACAGCCCTCGGAGGAGTGTGTACCATAGTAGGAGAGCCTCAGAATCTGCTCATCGGGCATGTTATGAACTGGGAATTTATGGAGTTTTTCTATAGAACAGCTCCAGTCTCCATGCCGGTTCTGGCTATGGGCCTTCTGACTTGTGTGGCCCTCGAAGTCACCGGCTTTTTCGGATACGGCTTTAAACTCCCTGACAGTGTCCGCCAGATTCTTGAAGAAGAAGACATTAAAAAAGATGAGCAGATGAGCTTTACACAAAAAGCGGCCCTGCTTATTCAGGCTTGTGCAGCTGTCTTTTTAATATTCGCTCTGGCTTTCCACCTTGCGGAAGTAGGACTCATAGGTCTGACCATCATAGTAACTCTTACAGCTCTTAACGGCGTAACAGAAGAACATCGCATAGGCCATGCATTTGAAGAAGCTCTTCCGTTTACAGCTCTTCTGGTTGTATTCTTCTCCATAGTTGCGGTCATTCACGAACAGCATCTTTTTGCTCCGGTTATTCATTTAGTACTGGGACTTGAAGGAAAAGTTCAGCTCGCAGCCTACTATCTGGCGAACGGCATACTTTCCATGATTTCCGATAACGTATTCGTTGCAACGGTATACATATCAGAAACAAAGGCGGCATTCCTGAGCGGCGCAATTACCAAAGAACAGTTCGATCTGCTGGCTGTAGCCATTAACACAGGAACAAACATCCCAAGTGTGGCCACTCCTAACGGACAGGCAGCATTCCTGTTCCTGCTCACGTCCGCAATTGCGCCTCTGATCAGACTCTCTTACGGAGAAATGGTTAAGCTGGCATTTCCGTACACAATCGTAATGACATTTACCGGACTCGGCGCAGTCTGGTGGTTGTTATAA
- a CDS encoding transferase: protein MKQLNKLIDHIVHRVNINLREPLVDVGPFIKDLIPKDSFALYYAFYSLTNTHPLKFHFRHSSVGGTYFLGKCVVDHSILHKSDIRGDELKRKGHLVAVSGHNIKLRDDEVIYIRDSFLMKTLVHNNSHDPENLEVFKISNTVSLHYANIHGTSVEGCFLEPFSTVDLSICHDCAIGSYSYVQAGELSHKRIRPGRVWVKADGAFEFNYQFPTEVLAKYIRIEDSRPKGMFMDFFAERKEDFIPIYSAVNPENMIDVPEGASVSPYAVIKGTCKVDKNVLIAQRAYLEDSILGPGSNAQENCYIINSVYDGEDVTAHGGKVIYSHLQRHVFVGFNSFLNGKKECQIEVGAKSIIMPHTIIDAQEPIKIPENCLVWGYISKQEDLEMHSLSLTDFAALKGQFRLGNLTFEGIGAKFVERFRLRIEHILECNGAFWDGSDEKAGHAQQTQDISFNILQPYPEGDLKGLYPELSIDPLEPSEL from the coding sequence ATGAAACAGCTGAATAAGCTTATCGACCATATCGTGCATCGCGTGAATATCAATCTTCGTGAGCCGCTTGTCGATGTTGGTCCTTTCATCAAGGACCTCATCCCCAAAGACAGTTTCGCACTGTACTACGCATTCTACTCTTTAACGAACACTCACCCTCTCAAATTCCACTTCCGACATTCAAGTGTCGGTGGAACGTACTTTCTTGGGAAATGTGTTGTTGACCATTCAATTCTTCATAAAAGCGACATTCGCGGTGATGAACTGAAACGGAAGGGGCATCTTGTTGCCGTGAGCGGTCACAACATAAAACTTCGTGATGATGAAGTTATTTACATCAGAGACAGTTTTCTAATGAAAACGCTGGTTCACAATAATTCACACGATCCTGAGAACCTGGAAGTTTTCAAAATATCAAACACCGTCTCCCTGCATTACGCAAACATCCACGGCACGTCTGTTGAAGGATGTTTTCTGGAACCTTTTTCAACTGTTGATCTATCCATCTGTCATGATTGCGCCATAGGATCTTACTCATACGTTCAGGCTGGTGAGCTTTCGCATAAACGAATCCGCCCCGGACGCGTATGGGTCAAGGCCGACGGAGCCTTTGAATTCAACTATCAGTTCCCGACTGAAGTCCTCGCTAAATATATCCGCATTGAAGACAGCAGACCTAAAGGCATGTTCATGGACTTTTTTGCGGAGAGAAAAGAAGACTTTATTCCCATTTACTCCGCTGTGAATCCTGAAAATATGATTGATGTACCGGAAGGGGCGTCAGTCAGCCCTTACGCGGTAATCAAAGGAACATGTAAAGTTGATAAAAATGTTCTTATCGCTCAGAGAGCCTACCTTGAGGATTCAATTCTGGGGCCTGGCTCCAATGCACAGGAAAACTGTTATATAATTAATTCAGTCTATGACGGTGAAGACGTTACCGCGCACGGTGGAAAGGTTATTTACAGCCACCTGCAACGCCATGTGTTTGTCGGATTCAACTCTTTTTTGAATGGCAAAAAAGAATGTCAAATTGAAGTCGGGGCAAAATCAATCATCATGCCTCACACAATTATTGATGCTCAGGAGCCGATCAAAATACCCGAAAACTGTCTTGTGTGGGGATATATCAGCAAGCAGGAAGACCTTGAGATGCACTCTCTTTCTCTAACTGATTTTGCAGCTCTCAAAGGTCAGTTCCGCCTCGGAAACCTGACGTTTGAAGGCATCGGTGCTAAATTTGTTGAGAGATTCAGACTTCGGATTGAACATATCCTTGAATGCAATGGAGCTTTCTGGGACGGATCAGATGAAAAAGCAGGGCATGCCCAGCAGACTCAGGACATCTCTTTCAATATTCTTCAGCCTTATCCGGAAGGTGATTTGAAAGGCCTTTACCCGGAACTGTCAATCGACCCGTTAGAGCCTAGTGAGCTTTAG
- a CDS encoding SLC13 family permease: MSTATLSQSKSFDFKRLFFMLLGLTLFTVVYYCPAWPDAIDPMGEHFILSQEAKGAIGVFLLAGVWWVFEVVPIGVTSLAIGVLQAMFFIRPAKVAFKDFMDPSVLFIFASIMIGLVFTKTGLTKRLAYKMLIIVGEKTKNIYLGVFIVTALLTHIMAHTAVAATIYPLLLAIYALYGEGDKPTKFGKGLFIGMAYIAGAGSVITLLGAARGAVAIGFFQEILGKDITFFELTYYMAPIGWGMVFLLWGFFMIVLKPEKATIPGLREKARELNKQMGPLSRDEIMAAVLVGSIILIMSLRSFIPELKAIDKTALILVSSISFFIFKILDINDLEDIPWNIILLFAGAMSIGFCLWETGAAKWMAVNWLTIFQNAHWFIFVMSIAFFVLMMTNFIMNVAAIAISLPVALVIAPYLGVAPEVILFVALAVAGMPFLLLVGAAPNAIAYDSGQFTPGEFFLYGIPASIILLIVVGFAVLVLWPIMGMPVTLPG; the protein is encoded by the coding sequence ATGAGCACTGCCACTCTATCACAATCAAAATCTTTTGATTTTAAAAGACTTTTCTTCATGCTGCTCGGTTTAACTCTGTTCACAGTGGTTTACTATTGCCCGGCATGGCCTGATGCTATCGACCCTATGGGGGAGCATTTTATACTGTCTCAGGAAGCCAAAGGAGCAATCGGAGTTTTCCTGCTGGCCGGAGTCTGGTGGGTATTTGAAGTTGTTCCAATCGGCGTAACATCACTGGCAATCGGCGTATTGCAGGCTATGTTTTTCATCCGCCCTGCAAAAGTCGCATTTAAAGATTTCATGGACCCTTCTGTTCTCTTTATTTTTGCTTCCATAATGATCGGACTTGTCTTCACCAAGACCGGACTTACCAAACGCCTTGCATACAAGATGCTGATCATCGTCGGCGAAAAAACAAAGAATATTTATCTCGGCGTTTTCATTGTCACCGCCCTGCTGACCCATATTATGGCTCACACCGCGGTCGCAGCTACAATCTATCCGCTCCTTTTAGCAATTTACGCGTTGTACGGTGAAGGAGACAAGCCCACTAAATTCGGGAAAGGACTCTTTATAGGCATGGCCTATATTGCAGGCGCCGGTTCCGTTATTACTCTTCTCGGTGCTGCGCGCGGCGCCGTTGCCATCGGCTTTTTCCAAGAGATTTTAGGAAAAGATATCACTTTCTTTGAACTGACCTACTACATGGCCCCTATAGGCTGGGGTATGGTATTCCTGCTTTGGGGATTCTTTATGATCGTCCTCAAACCCGAAAAGGCGACCATTCCCGGACTGCGGGAAAAAGCAAGAGAACTGAACAAGCAGATGGGCCCGCTCAGCCGTGATGAAATAATGGCGGCAGTCCTTGTGGGATCAATTATCCTTATAATGAGCTTAAGATCGTTTATCCCTGAACTTAAAGCTATTGATAAAACCGCACTTATTCTAGTTTCTTCAATCTCATTTTTTATTTTCAAAATCCTCGATATCAATGATCTCGAAGATATTCCATGGAACATTATTCTTCTCTTCGCAGGAGCCATGTCTATAGGTTTCTGCCTGTGGGAAACAGGCGCAGCAAAGTGGATGGCTGTAAACTGGCTGACTATCTTTCAAAATGCGCACTGGTTCATCTTTGTAATGTCCATAGCCTTCTTCGTCCTGATGATGACCAACTTCATTATGAACGTAGCCGCAATTGCAATTTCACTGCCGGTTGCTCTGGTTATTGCTCCTTACTTAGGAGTAGCTCCGGAAGTAATTCTGTTCGTAGCCCTTGCAGTTGCGGGTATGCCGTTTCTGTTGCTGGTAGGCGCAGCTCCTAACGCCATCGCTTATGATTCCGGACAATTCACCCCTGGAGAATTCTTTCTCTATGGAATACCGGCCAGCATAATATTACTGATCGTAGTAGGTTTTGCGGTTTTAGTTCTTTGGCCTATCATGGGAATGCCTGTAACCTTGCCCGGTTAG
- a CDS encoding transcriptional regulator, with protein sequence MEDIKVKDVMIPVKEYSRVSKDTTVHQAMLKLVKEGEDKKLSHPHRDILVEDENRNIVGKLTILDIFMHMEPSYFKLLSKNQNNFLDKNFVQRVFKDFNLWDEPMHTLCKRISDVKIEKIMYTAALSEILEEDDSLDKALHSYIVGIHQPILVKKDKTITGVLRLGDVFEKVRESILSCAIETTDTIKE encoded by the coding sequence ATGGAAGACATTAAAGTAAAAGATGTCATGATTCCGGTGAAAGAATACAGCCGTGTCAGTAAAGACACTACAGTTCATCAGGCCATGCTCAAACTGGTCAAAGAGGGAGAAGATAAAAAGTTATCCCATCCCCACCGCGACATTCTTGTGGAAGACGAAAATAGAAATATAGTCGGCAAGCTGACGATCCTTGATATTTTCATGCATATGGAGCCTTCCTATTTCAAACTCCTTTCCAAGAATCAGAATAACTTTCTGGATAAAAATTTCGTTCAAAGAGTTTTTAAGGATTTCAATCTTTGGGATGAACCTATGCATACTCTTTGCAAACGCATCAGCGACGTTAAAATTGAAAAGATAATGTACACGGCTGCTCTCTCTGAAATTTTAGAAGAGGACGACAGTCTGGACAAAGCTCTCCACTCTTACATTGTAGGCATCCATCAGCCTATTCTTGTTAAAAAGGACAAAACAATCACAGGGGTACTTCGCCTTGGTGATGTCTTTGAAAAAGTAAGAGAGTCAATCCTTTCCTGTGCAATAGAAACTACGGATACGATCAAGGAGTAA
- a CDS encoding response regulator — protein sequence MKHTLGQMKIMIVENDTEFRENLATRLRREGLSVFESDNLDEAHKFIIKNKLQTIVLGLSGFGRNSLSFMKNITTIVPDLKIILITRHNTIPLSIEAMNLGACAEVPVPVDIAVLIKTLRSADNRYRG from the coding sequence GTGAAACATACACTCGGCCAAATGAAAATAATGATTGTTGAAAATGACACGGAATTTCGCGAAAACTTAGCTACAAGGCTCAGAAGAGAGGGGCTGAGCGTTTTTGAGTCCGACAATCTGGATGAAGCTCATAAGTTTATAATAAAAAACAAGTTGCAGACCATTGTACTTGGTTTATCCGGATTTGGAAGAAATTCACTTTCATTTATGAAAAACATTACAACAATCGTTCCTGACTTAAAGATTATTTTAATTACTCGGCACAACACGATTCCACTCTCAATTGAGGCTATGAATCTGGGAGCATGTGCTGAAGTTCCAGTTCCAGTCGACATTGCAGTTTTAATCAAGACGTTGCGCTCCGCCGACAACCGCTACAGGGGGTAA
- a CDS encoding NifB/NifX family molybdenum-iron cluster-binding protein codes for MDKKLLIPLFNDEVAPRFDLATDVLLVKIRSNGDYDERIIVLPQASAEDLCALATSDKTDTVICGGIDDEHYQYLVWKGIKVLDNVIGPIKKVIDAHKNQQLAAGSNFYSS; via the coding sequence ATGGATAAGAAACTACTCATTCCCTTATTTAACGACGAAGTAGCTCCGCGCTTCGACCTTGCCACTGACGTTCTCTTAGTCAAAATAAGGTCAAACGGAGACTATGACGAACGAATTATTGTTCTTCCGCAAGCTTCCGCTGAAGATTTATGCGCCCTTGCAACATCTGATAAAACCGACACTGTAATCTGCGGCGGAATTGATGACGAGCATTACCAGTATTTAGTATGGAAGGGCATCAAAGTGCTCGATAATGTAATCGGCCCGATAAAAAAAGTAATTGATGCCCACAAGAACCAGCAGCTCGCAGCCGGTTCGAATTTCTATTCTTCCTAA
- a CDS encoding sigma-54 interaction domain-containing protein, with the protein MKNEKSYPVSELLDQQILLPDLLDEVPIGIAILDINGRIEIVNRTWQIMTGAEPDSVIGLKCMLGLRCDYCFRGCPVMAGKTSFNSIATDADIIDRSRIKIPIRLTIAPIFSGDNKLSGFVETIQDIRQVAELSSSASKAYSVGGLIGTSPQMVKVFSMIPSIAATDSSVLITGETGTGKDVLAEALHNTSDRAGGPFIKVNCGALPETLLESELFGHVKGAFTGAHENRPGRIKLAHNGSFFLTEVGDLPLSLQVKLLSFLDDREIYPLGSSKGFKANVRIIVATHRDLKQMVHDKMFRADLLFRLNVVHLHLPPLRERGEDILLLKNHFLKEYSKKFNKKIRGFTKKVAKILLGYNFPGNVRELSNIVEYAVNFCDRDCIGTEHLPAYLTEQDILRPVIESAKTSSEQTIQKEYNPAESWDHAEKQMIMEALIKNGGRKADAANSLGWSRSTFWRKIKKHSING; encoded by the coding sequence GTGAAAAACGAAAAATCATACCCTGTAAGCGAACTTTTAGATCAGCAGATTCTTCTGCCGGACCTTCTTGATGAAGTCCCTATAGGCATTGCTATCCTTGATATCAACGGCAGAATAGAAATAGTAAACCGCACATGGCAGATCATGACAGGAGCCGAACCTGATTCCGTAATCGGCCTCAAATGCATGCTGGGGCTCCGCTGCGATTACTGCTTTAGAGGCTGCCCTGTAATGGCAGGTAAAACAAGCTTCAATTCCATTGCAACAGATGCCGATATTATAGACCGGTCACGAATCAAAATTCCTATCAGGCTGACCATCGCTCCCATTTTTTCCGGCGACAACAAGCTCTCTGGTTTTGTAGAAACAATTCAAGATATCCGGCAGGTTGCGGAGCTGAGCAGTAGCGCTAGCAAAGCCTATTCAGTCGGCGGACTTATCGGGACAAGCCCGCAAATGGTGAAAGTTTTCAGTATGATCCCGAGCATAGCCGCTACGGATTCATCTGTTCTCATCACCGGAGAAACCGGAACAGGAAAAGATGTACTTGCCGAGGCTCTGCATAACACATCCGACCGCGCAGGAGGTCCGTTTATCAAAGTTAACTGCGGAGCTTTGCCGGAAACACTGCTAGAATCAGAACTTTTCGGCCACGTGAAAGGGGCTTTTACAGGAGCACATGAAAACCGCCCCGGACGCATCAAACTGGCCCACAACGGATCATTTTTCCTGACGGAAGTAGGCGATCTGCCACTGTCCCTTCAAGTTAAACTGCTCTCGTTTCTTGATGACAGGGAGATTTACCCGCTTGGAAGTTCAAAAGGATTCAAAGCAAATGTGCGGATAATTGTTGCGACGCATCGGGATTTAAAGCAAATGGTTCACGACAAAATGTTCCGAGCTGACCTGCTTTTCAGACTGAACGTAGTTCATCTTCACCTGCCGCCGCTTAGAGAAAGGGGGGAAGATATTCTTCTTCTTAAGAATCATTTTTTAAAAGAATACAGCAAAAAATTTAATAAGAAAATTAGGGGTTTCACTAAAAAAGTAGCCAAAATACTTCTTGGTTACAACTTCCCGGGAAATGTCCGTGAACTTAGTAACATTGTGGAGTACGCAGTAAATTTCTGTGACCGGGACTGCATCGGGACAGAGCATCTTCCTGCATACCTTACAGAGCAGGACATTTTGCGCCCTGTAATTGAATCCGCAAAAACATCCTCAGAACAAACTATACAAAAAGAATACAACCCTGCTGAAAGCTGGGACCATGCAGAAAAGCAAATGATTATGGAAGCTTTGATTAAAAACGGCGGACGAAAAGCCGATGCAGCCAATTCCCTCGGCTGGAGCAGATCCACATTCTGGCGCAAAATAAAAAAACACTCCATTAACGGATAA
- a CDS encoding group 1 glycosyl transferase encodes MNTYIFIPPVRKPTGGITVFCQIASILARQGKNVRLVLREAGSWMPPLLEGDPKPILWDELKLCKDDLWLVPEGWVNSLAPGLNSGAKCVVYCQNWAYLFSSLPEGVSWRNLPVSFLAVSHPVEWFMQQTLGTISPILRPGIDTNLFYPPENIADGPLRIAYMPRKNKALVSQIKSIFETRNPNCDVRWVEIANMDAQGVAAALRTSHIFLVSGFPEGCPLPPLEALASGCIPVGFSGFGGWDYMRQLDGAVFKPWWPLRDVEWSGNGFWSADADVLDAAFNLEKALNLWREGGAALDSALASGQQTVRSYTLEIQAETVRKIWDNFQS; translated from the coding sequence ATGAATACATATATATTTATACCGCCGGTCAGAAAGCCTACCGGAGGTATCACCGTTTTTTGTCAGATAGCCTCTATCCTTGCGCGTCAGGGAAAGAATGTCCGCCTTGTTCTGCGTGAAGCAGGCAGCTGGATGCCCCCTTTACTTGAAGGAGATCCGAAGCCGATTTTGTGGGATGAGCTAAAGCTTTGTAAAGATGATCTATGGCTTGTGCCGGAAGGATGGGTAAACAGCCTTGCTCCCGGTCTTAATTCCGGCGCAAAGTGCGTTGTTTACTGTCAGAATTGGGCGTATCTTTTTTCTTCTTTGCCGGAAGGCGTTTCATGGCGGAATCTGCCTGTTTCATTCTTAGCTGTATCGCATCCTGTTGAATGGTTTATGCAGCAGACCCTTGGCACCATTTCGCCCATATTAAGGCCCGGTATAGATACAAATCTTTTCTATCCGCCTGAAAATATTGCTGATGGCCCGCTTAGAATTGCTTACATGCCGCGTAAAAACAAAGCATTAGTCAGTCAGATTAAATCTATTTTCGAAACCCGTAATCCAAACTGTGATGTGCGCTGGGTTGAAATTGCCAATATGGACGCACAGGGGGTGGCTGCTGCTTTAAGAACCAGCCATATTTTTCTGGTATCAGGATTCCCTGAAGGATGCCCGCTTCCGCCGCTTGAAGCTCTTGCATCCGGTTGTATACCCGTAGGTTTTTCCGGCTTCGGCGGGTGGGATTACATGCGCCAGCTTGATGGAGCTGTTTTTAAACCATGGTGGCCGCTGCGTGATGTTGAATGGTCCGGCAACGGATTCTGGTCGGCTGACGCGGATGTGCTTGATGCGGCGTTTAATCTTGAAAAGGCTCTTAATCTATGGCGCGAAGGCGGTGCTGCGCTTGACAGCGCACTGGCCTCAGGGCAACAAACCGTCCGTTCCTATACGCTGGAAATTCAGGCCGAAACAGTTCGCAAGATATGGGATAATTTTCAAAGTTAA
- a CDS encoding TatD family hydrolase, whose protein sequence is MSKKNKVRSLPQTVGINVPGVETHAHLDMEDFKEDLPEVMARAKECGIAKIGNIFLGSQIYEANRTLFDAYPEVFFLLGIHPNDADKYTDAEGEAIRAAFKSDSRLKAVGEIGLDFYWDDVSPDVQEKAFRAQLALADELDVPVVIHSRDAHEKTLEVLDDYGWSGKPLLWHCFGSDIATAKRILDNGWYISIPGPITYKKNEEAQEAAKYIPLERMVLETDCPYLSPEPWRGKRNEPAYVVFTAAKVAELKGMDVNELWAACAKNAYDFFRL, encoded by the coding sequence ATGTCAAAAAAGAATAAAGTAAGATCATTGCCGCAGACTGTCGGCATAAATGTACCCGGCGTTGAAACTCATGCACACCTTGATATGGAAGATTTTAAAGAAGATCTGCCTGAAGTAATGGCAAGGGCTAAAGAATGCGGAATTGCGAAGATAGGTAATATTTTTCTAGGATCGCAGATATACGAAGCGAATCGCACTCTTTTTGATGCATATCCTGAAGTGTTTTTCCTGCTCGGAATTCATCCCAATGATGCAGATAAATATACCGATGCGGAGGGAGAAGCCATTCGCGCTGCATTCAAGTCGGACAGCCGTTTGAAAGCCGTCGGCGAAATCGGGCTGGATTTCTACTGGGACGATGTTTCCCCTGATGTTCAGGAAAAAGCTTTCCGCGCTCAGCTTGCACTTGCTGATGAACTTGATGTTCCCGTTGTGATCCACAGCCGTGATGCCCATGAAAAAACTTTGGAAGTTTTGGACGATTACGGTTGGTCCGGCAAACCGCTGCTCTGGCACTGCTTCGGTTCTGATATTGCCACAGCGAAAAGGATTCTTGATAACGGCTGGTACATCTCCATCCCGGGGCCGATTACCTACAAGAAGAATGAAGAGGCGCAGGAAGCCGCAAAGTATATTCCGCTTGAGCGGATGGTTCTTGAAACAGATTGTCCTTACCTTTCTCCTGAACCGTGGCGCGGCAAGCGCAATGAACCAGCGTATGTGGTCTTCACTGCCGCAAAGGTAGCGGAGCTTAAAGGAATGGACGTAAATGAGCTTTGGGCTGCCTGTGCTAAGAATGCATATGATTTTTTCAGGCTGTAG
- a CDS encoding WecB/TagA/CpsF family glycosyltransferase: MIESDKIIRFMGLRMHTWTMSETVDEIFSRLKYGLFTQHVVVNAAKLINMDRDKSLRESVEGSDIINIDGMSIVWGARFLGHDVKERVAGFDLFYALLDRAREEGEPVFLLGAKPEVVEKAAANLRIKYPELNIAGFHHGYFWDDEESVVKEIAKSGAKLLFVAITSPKKENFIHRWQQELGVNFVMGVGGTFDIAAGISKRAPEFMQKHGLEWFYRLVQEPRRMWKRYLVTNALFAVKLLKFKIFGRFASRDKDIF; this comes from the coding sequence ATGATTGAAAGCGACAAAATTATACGGTTCATGGGGTTGCGCATGCACACATGGACTATGAGCGAAACCGTGGATGAGATTTTCAGTCGGTTAAAGTACGGGCTGTTCACTCAGCATGTGGTGGTTAATGCGGCTAAGCTTATAAATATGGACCGGGATAAATCGCTTCGTGAATCTGTTGAAGGTTCTGATATCATTAATATTGACGGCATGAGTATAGTCTGGGGGGCGCGCTTTTTAGGGCATGATGTAAAGGAGAGAGTCGCGGGCTTTGATCTGTTTTATGCACTTCTGGATCGTGCACGAGAAGAAGGTGAGCCTGTTTTTCTGCTGGGCGCTAAGCCGGAAGTTGTGGAAAAAGCGGCCGCAAATCTAAGAATAAAATATCCTGAGCTTAATATAGCAGGCTTTCACCACGGCTATTTTTGGGATGACGAAGAATCTGTTGTAAAAGAAATTGCCAAGTCCGGCGCAAAGTTGCTCTTTGTCGCCATTACCTCACCTAAAAAAGAAAATTTCATTCATCGCTGGCAGCAAGAGCTGGGCGTAAACTTCGTAATGGGCGTTGGCGGAACATTCGATATTGCCGCCGGAATATCTAAGCGCGCACCTGAATTTATGCAAAAACACGGGCTGGAATGGTTTTATCGTTTGGTTCAGGAACCGCGCAGAATGTGGAAGCGGTATCTTGTTACTAATGCTTTGTTTGCTGTGAAATTGCTTAAGTTTAAGATTTTTGGGCGGTTTGCCAGCCGTGATAAAGATATTTTTTAA